One window of the Manihot esculenta cultivar AM560-2 chromosome 14, M.esculenta_v8, whole genome shotgun sequence genome contains the following:
- the LOC110600389 gene encoding WUSCHEL-related homeobox 1 translates to MWMMGYSDGGEFNVPDSFNGRKLRPLIPRNPPLPPSPNNTSNSSPPTLSLLHGNEFFSLNHHLASMADQSKRDFHTQPVVVSSRWNPTPEQLRTLEELYRRGTRTPSAEQIQHITAQLRRYGKIEGKNVFYWFQNHKARERQKRRRQMESTAPDHHHEQQQNREIEIHGKKESGTNRTVYEGEQTKNWAPSTNCSALPEEAMSMQIRAAKGLVTECKGEEWNQFDEVELQRRRSFMERNATWQMMQLSSTYLINTSCSSTTTTTSRILAEAEAEATASTPTVLAAGGSIRRSMDPNKQLIKTHNDLNIFIAPYRENSIGHGLINHFISNEEDHNGCGDSHQTLQLFPLCSSGGGESINDKETENSSASVAAAMNANFTTTHQFFEFLPLKN, encoded by the exons ATGTGGATGATGGGTTACAGCGATGGTGGTGAGTTCAACGTGCCAGATTCCTTCAATGGGAGAAAGCTTAGGCCACTCATTCCAAGGAATCCACCACTGCCTCCTTCTCCAAACAATACCTCAAATTCTAGCCCTCCTACACTTAGTCTTCTCCATGGCAATGAATTCTTCTCACTAAATCACCATCTGG CATCTATGGCTGATCAAAGCAAAAGAGATTTCCATACACAACCAGTTGTAGTGAGCTCGAGATGGAATCCAACACCAGAACAGTTAAGGACACTGGAAGAGCTATATCGAAGGGGAACAAGAACTCCATCAGCAGAACAAATTCAACACATCACAGCACAGCTTCGAAGATATGGAAAGATTGAAGGGAAGAATGTGTTCTACTGGTTTCAAAATCACAAAGCAAGAGAACGGCAAAAGCGACGTCGTCAAATGGAATCTACAGCTCCTGATCATCATCACGAGCAGCAGCAGAACCGTGAAATAGAAATCCATGGGAAGAAAGAATCAG GAACAAATAGGACAGTTTATGAAGGTGAACAGACCAAGAACTGGGCTCCCTCTACAAACTGCAGTGCACTACCAGAG gaAGCAATGTCAATGCAAATTAGGGCAGCAAAAGGACTAGTGACAGAATGTAAAGGAGAAGAATGGAACCAATTTGATGAAGTAGAATTACAGCGAAGGAGAAGCTTTATGGAAAGGAATGCCACGTGGCAGATGATGCAGTTGTCTTCCACCTACCTCATAAACACCAGTTGCTCTAGTACTACAACAACAACAAGTAGAATCCTAGCAGAAGCTGAAGCAGAAGCAACAGCATCAACGCCTACAGTATTAGCAGCTGGAGGATCAATAAGAAGATCAATGGATCCAAACAAGCAGCTCATCAAGACCCATAATGATCTTAATATCTTCATAGCTCCTTACAGAGAAAATAGCATTGGGCATGGCCTTATTAACCACTTCATCAGCAATGAAGAAGATCATAATGGGTGTGGGGATTCTCATCAAACACTTCAACTCTTTCCTCTTTGTAGTAGTGGTGGTGGTGAGAGCATTAATGACAAAGAGACAGAGAATTCATCAGCTTCTGTTGCTGCAGCTATGAATGCCAACTTCACTACTACTCACCAGTTTTTTGAGTTCCTTCCATTGAAGAACTAA